A region of Lycium barbarum isolate Lr01 chromosome 1, ASM1917538v2, whole genome shotgun sequence DNA encodes the following proteins:
- the LOC132640089 gene encoding uncharacterized protein LOC132640089, whose product MLCLGCGNMKIAEEVRQQFNIIPGLIKTHVNLDYATLVKISINESIEHIISPGAFVVLMPLIVGIFVGVETVFGGIAGTFSSGVPIEKSALETGGARDNAKVNSFLNGLVADKQPSSLKHDMTSYGRASYYTIQHANGVRSSLFPIRNIASGIMQLDVFWSIYKERESGKEVPPAHFVNAEFISSLWRFCVKSSKGFQNHNQNFFTCCGYGWKGASYFDVNWDKVSPADVVVSPSYKIGWQQVQRKTALKILDLEGQLCCIQWLLLALTIWTWMPAQIVGHYYFLLASSSLKIEASANK is encoded by the coding sequence ATGCTTTGTCTCGGTTGTGGAAATATGAAGATAGCTGAGGAAGTTCGTCAACAGTTTAATATCATTCCTGGTCTCATAAAGACCCATGTCAATCTTGATTATGCTACTCTTGTTAAGATCTCAATTAATGAATCTATCGAGCATATAATTTCTCCAGGTGCTTTTGTCGTGCTTATGCCCCTCATAGTTGGGATTTTCGTTGGAGTGGAGACTGTTTTTGGTGGTATTGCTGGCACTTTTTCTTCTGGTGTACCGATTGAAAAATCTGCATTAGAAACTGGCGGTGCAAGGGACAATGCTAAGGTTAATTCCTTTCTCAATGGTCTAGTAGCAGATAAGCAACCCTCAAGTCTCAAGCATGATATGACTAGCTATGGAAGGGCAAGTTATTATACTATTCAGCATGCCAATGGTGTTCGGAGCAGCCTTTTTCCTATTAGAAATATTGCTTCAGGAATTATGCAATTAGATGTTTTTTGGAGTATTTACAAAGAGAGAGAATCTGGTAAGGAAGTGCCACCAGCTCACTTTGTAAATGCAGAGTTCATAAGTTCCTTATGGAGGTTTTGTGTGAAGTCATCTAAAGGCTTTCAGAATCATAATCAAAATTTCTTCACTTGTTGCGGTTATGGTTGGAAGGGAGCGTCATATTTTGATGTTAATTGGGACAAAGTATCACCTGCAGATGTGGTGGTTTCTCCTAGTTATAAAATAGGATGGCAGCAAGTGCAAAGGAAGACAGCATTGAAAATTCTTGATTTGGAGGGGCAGCTATGTTGCATTCAATGGCTTCTCTTAGCCTTGACTATTTGGACTTGGATGCCAGCTCAAATAGTTGGgcattattattttttgttggcTTCCAGCAGTTTGAAGATCGAGGCATCAGCAAATAAGTAG